The proteins below come from a single Caenibius sp. WL genomic window:
- a CDS encoding arylsulfatase → MGGGRKGLFRQRNGMKIMKWLSIPPLVALTFSANLAATTALGQTEFRGKIGDTVAQSQPDFEAPVRAAAGSPNIIYILLDDTGFGDLGIYGSEIATPNIDKFARGGLVYNNFHTRAVCSPSRAALLTGRNSHSVGVGNLSNIVNGFPNKRGHISHASATVAELLRTNGYSTFMVGKWHNTPPLGGTSSVAEWPVQRGFDRFYGFHGMTDQFHPELMIDNTVQPPRSGPDYNLNEDLVDRSLQMIASHIAVAPGKPFFLYLAPGATHAPHQAPLSYIAKYKGRYDAGWDAMRTERFHRQKALGVIPADTKLPPRDDDVRPWASLTPAQKAIAARMQEAYAGFLEQTDHEIGRLLGFLDKAGLRENTMIVLMSDNGASREGEQLGTTNLTYNITNQARKAQDEAELLAHLDDVGTERSYGNYPHGWAMVSNTPFRNFKHSVQAGGTRTPLIISWQGRIPADGQVRNQFVDIIDITPTALKAAGAVLPTHFNGVKQMPLEGEDISATFADAKAPDPRSTQYFELWGNRSIWSNGWVAYANHRKGTPFETDHWQLFNTRKDFSLSTDIAPRNPRKVEELKRLWWEQARQFNVLPIDDRAMGEFGFGNPEEVVTTYTFYPETGTVPFSALPNLSNKSFSVTSFFNRKSTGSNGVAIASGDRFGGFSVFVMDGYLNFVFNDFGKETRIVSDRQIAVGPAKVEVRFRKDNAFQGTIEFLENGRRIGGGPLSMTPAAIISWAATDIGYDAGSPVSDAYAQFGTFPFPKNELEKVEIHFQP, encoded by the coding sequence GTGGGAGGTGGCCGCAAAGGTCTTTTCCGGCAAAGAAATGGGATGAAGATTATGAAGTGGCTCTCCATACCGCCGTTGGTTGCATTGACTTTTTCGGCCAATCTGGCGGCGACAACGGCCCTCGGGCAGACGGAATTCCGCGGCAAGATCGGCGATACCGTTGCCCAGTCCCAACCCGATTTCGAAGCGCCGGTGCGCGCGGCGGCAGGTAGCCCAAACATCATCTATATCCTGCTCGATGACACCGGGTTTGGCGATCTGGGAATCTATGGATCGGAAATCGCGACGCCCAACATAGACAAGTTCGCGCGCGGAGGGCTGGTGTATAACAATTTTCATACGCGCGCCGTGTGTTCCCCTTCCCGCGCGGCCCTTCTCACAGGGCGGAACAGCCATTCGGTTGGCGTCGGAAATCTCTCCAACATCGTCAATGGCTTCCCGAACAAGCGGGGACATATAAGCCACGCGTCCGCCACTGTAGCCGAATTGCTTCGGACGAACGGCTACAGCACTTTCATGGTCGGAAAGTGGCACAACACACCGCCGCTGGGCGGGACGTCTTCTGTGGCCGAATGGCCCGTTCAGAGGGGGTTCGACCGGTTCTATGGCTTCCACGGCATGACGGACCAGTTCCATCCGGAATTGATGATCGACAACACCGTGCAGCCACCCCGTTCAGGCCCGGATTACAATCTCAACGAGGATCTGGTCGATCGTTCCTTGCAGATGATCGCGTCCCATATAGCAGTTGCCCCGGGCAAACCATTTTTCCTCTATCTCGCGCCCGGTGCGACCCATGCGCCCCACCAAGCCCCATTGTCGTATATCGCGAAATACAAGGGGCGTTACGATGCCGGGTGGGATGCCATGCGGACTGAGCGTTTCCATCGCCAGAAAGCGCTCGGGGTCATTCCGGCCGATACGAAGTTGCCGCCGAGAGATGACGATGTCCGCCCATGGGCGTCATTGACTCCGGCGCAAAAGGCCATCGCAGCGCGCATGCAGGAAGCCTATGCCGGGTTTCTGGAGCAAACGGATCATGAAATCGGCAGGCTGCTTGGCTTTCTCGACAAGGCCGGTCTGCGTGAGAACACCATGATAGTGCTCATGTCCGACAATGGAGCGAGCCGCGAAGGCGAGCAGCTCGGAACCACAAATCTCACCTACAATATCACCAATCAGGCACGGAAAGCTCAGGATGAGGCGGAATTGCTCGCCCATCTGGACGATGTTGGAACCGAACGAAGTTATGGCAACTATCCCCATGGCTGGGCAATGGTCAGCAACACGCCGTTCCGGAATTTCAAGCACAGCGTGCAAGCCGGAGGCACGCGTACGCCTTTGATCATTTCCTGGCAGGGACGCATCCCTGCAGATGGGCAAGTGCGCAACCAGTTCGTCGATATCATCGATATCACACCGACTGCGTTAAAGGCAGCAGGAGCGGTGCTGCCAACGCATTTCAACGGCGTGAAGCAGATGCCGCTGGAAGGAGAGGACATCAGCGCAACCTTTGCCGATGCCAAAGCTCCCGATCCGAGATCCACGCAGTATTTCGAGCTTTGGGGCAACCGTTCAATCTGGAGCAACGGCTGGGTAGCCTATGCCAACCATCGCAAGGGCACCCCATTCGAAACGGATCATTGGCAGTTGTTCAATACCAGGAAGGACTTTTCCCTAAGCACCGATATCGCACCGCGCAATCCCCGCAAGGTGGAGGAACTGAAGCGTCTCTGGTGGGAACAGGCACGCCAATTCAATGTGTTGCCGATAGACGATCGCGCCATGGGCGAATTCGGCTTCGGCAATCCGGAAGAGGTGGTCACCACCTACACTTTCTACCCTGAAACCGGCACGGTTCCCTTCTCCGCCTTGCCCAACCTCAGCAACAAATCGTTTTCGGTCACTTCCTTCTTCAACCGCAAAAGTACCGGATCGAACGGTGTCGCAATCGCCAGCGGCGACCGGTTTGGGGGATTCTCGGTGTTCGTCATGGATGGATACCTGAATTTCGTCTTCAACGATTTCGGGAAGGAGACACGCATCGTCTCCGACAGGCAAATCGCTGTGGGACCGGCCAAAGTCGAAGTGCGCTTCCGCAA
- a CDS encoding AraC family transcriptional regulator, with protein sequence MERVTVNAANMRFEYGQFSWPEDEDRRLVSSNHMLSMTNLTPRTLAEGWYELDSDISSPRSLGTIVMVPAAVPLHTRSDGGMLNVARLQFDPADSDLDLLTRERDPSLLSDCLDIRCSEVGYGMRRLAQEAVAPGFASDLLLETIGALIKIDLVRHVRRTRADAHSQNGKGLSHAELRKVQDYIDENLTRRIRVAELAGVLGMSERHFMRLFRMGMGETVYRFVEKRRFEKAKAMLEAERPLKQIAYLLGFSSRVSFTVAFKRISGKSPLSYRKKYLESSVRRN encoded by the coding sequence ATGGAACGCGTCACTGTCAACGCAGCCAACATGCGGTTCGAATATGGCCAGTTCTCATGGCCCGAGGACGAGGATCGGCGACTGGTAAGTTCGAACCACATGTTGAGCATGACAAACCTGACGCCCCGGACTCTTGCCGAAGGGTGGTATGAACTGGACAGTGACATATCCTCTCCCCGGTCTTTGGGGACAATTGTCATGGTCCCGGCCGCAGTTCCGCTGCATACGCGTAGCGACGGCGGCATGCTGAACGTGGCCCGATTGCAATTCGATCCGGCGGATAGCGATCTCGACCTGCTCACCCGCGAACGTGATCCATCGCTCCTCAGCGATTGTCTTGATATTCGCTGCTCGGAAGTAGGGTACGGTATGCGCCGTCTGGCTCAGGAAGCTGTCGCGCCTGGCTTCGCATCCGATCTCCTGCTTGAGACGATCGGCGCGCTTATCAAGATCGATCTGGTTCGTCATGTACGCCGCACCCGGGCGGATGCGCACAGTCAAAATGGAAAAGGACTGTCACATGCCGAATTGCGCAAGGTGCAAGACTACATCGATGAAAACCTTACCCGGCGGATCCGGGTCGCAGAACTTGCAGGTGTGCTCGGTATGAGCGAGCGCCATTTCATGCGGCTGTTTCGTATGGGAATGGGAGAAACGGTGTACCGCTTTGTCGAAAAAAGGCGTTTCGAAAAGGCGAAGGCCATGCTGGAAGCCGAAAGACCTTTAAAGCAAATCGCCTATCTCCTCGGCTTTTCAAGCCGGGTTTCCTTTACCGTGGCATTTAAACGCATATCCGGGAAATCACCCTTGTCTTACAGGAAGAAATATTTGGAATCGAGTGTTCGGAGAAATTAG
- a CDS encoding hemerythrin domain-containing protein produces the protein MTAKTIESRTFNPVPAAQAKAEAIAKAKALAPDLAVRIGSTPKTKFRGNPDVFGRLVEDHDRHRALLAMIEETTGNSPEREMLFTELVQELKGHAAAEEQALWSTVLRDPNTTDFARHAIAEHKEIDDMLADLAARDMASSAWLRRFAGLREEYLHHIREEEQEQFVAAEKHLSASDLRYMRQVFNRRKREEKAAAKIEEKINLKN, from the coding sequence ATGACAGCCAAGACAATCGAATCCCGTACCTTTAACCCCGTACCGGCGGCACAAGCGAAAGCGGAAGCCATCGCCAAAGCGAAAGCGCTGGCGCCCGATCTTGCCGTGCGGATCGGCAGCACACCCAAGACAAAATTCCGGGGCAATCCTGATGTGTTCGGCCGACTGGTCGAAGACCATGACCGCCATCGCGCTTTGCTGGCAATGATCGAGGAAACGACAGGCAATTCCCCTGAGCGGGAGATGCTCTTTACGGAACTGGTCCAAGAGTTGAAAGGCCACGCCGCTGCCGAGGAGCAGGCTTTATGGTCAACGGTTCTGCGCGACCCCAATACAACCGACTTCGCCCGGCATGCGATTGCCGAGCATAAGGAAATCGATGATATGCTGGCCGATCTCGCAGCGCGCGATATGGCGTCTTCAGCCTGGTTGCGTCGCTTCGCTGGTCTGAGGGAAGAATATCTCCACCACATCCGCGAGGAGGAACAGGAACAGTTCGTGGCGGCAGAGAAGCATCTGAGCGCTTCCGATCTTCGTTATATGCGGCAGGTCTTCAACCGCAGAAAGAGGGAGGAAAAAGCCGCAGCGAAAATTGAAGAGAAAATCAATCTTAAAAATTGA
- a CDS encoding cisplatin damage response ATP-dependent DNA ligase has translation MERFAILVDALTYTRSRNGKLKLIADYLKTTPDPDRGWALAALTGGIDFPAVKSSVIRKLLTERIDPVLYALSRDYVGDTAETASLLWPAAEDGEGVPPRVAEAVDALAAMTRASVMTDLPGLLDRLDANGRYALLKLATGAMRIGVSARLAKVAFADAFGVLVDDVEEYWHGQVPPYIPLFDWADRGAPPPSGEGLPLFRPFMLAHPLDKTIIDMPDYAAEWKWDGIRVQIVHVGTKDDGETRIYSRSGEDITATFPEIAEAMDIPAVLDGELLVRGSHQGGQKGGAASFNALQQRLGRKTVSRKMLQDYPAFVRLYDILLAGDEDLRPLSWEQRRSRLEQLIPRLDPTRFDLSETITVASLEELAAIRERTRDEAIEGVMLKRRDSAYVAGRRTGLWYKWKRDPLLVDCVLMYAQRGSGKRSSFYSDYTFGCWDGDPDQGAELVPVGKAYFGFTDKELRWLDRYIRTHTVNRFGPVRETDKSLVLEVAFDSVHESKRHKSGLAMRFPRINRIRTDKPAHEADRLETLRDLIQP, from the coding sequence ATGGAACGGTTCGCCATCCTGGTCGATGCTCTCACTTACACTCGCTCACGCAATGGCAAGCTCAAACTTATCGCCGATTATCTGAAGACCACGCCCGATCCCGATCGCGGCTGGGCACTCGCAGCGCTGACCGGCGGGATAGACTTCCCTGCGGTGAAGTCGTCGGTGATCCGCAAGCTGCTGACGGAACGGATCGATCCTGTGCTTTATGCTCTGTCACGGGATTACGTGGGCGATACCGCCGAAACGGCGAGCCTGCTCTGGCCCGCCGCAGAGGACGGAGAGGGAGTGCCGCCGCGCGTTGCCGAAGCGGTCGATGCACTGGCGGCAATGACACGCGCTTCGGTGATGACGGACCTTCCGGGGCTTCTTGATCGCCTGGATGCCAATGGCCGTTATGCCCTGCTCAAATTGGCGACAGGGGCCATGCGGATCGGCGTCTCCGCCCGCCTCGCCAAAGTGGCGTTTGCCGATGCATTCGGCGTGCTCGTGGACGATGTGGAGGAATATTGGCACGGACAGGTGCCCCCCTATATCCCGCTGTTCGATTGGGCGGACCGGGGCGCTCCACCGCCTTCGGGCGAAGGGTTGCCCCTGTTCCGCCCTTTCATGCTCGCGCATCCGCTCGATAAAACCATCATCGACATGCCCGACTACGCCGCCGAGTGGAAATGGGACGGCATCCGGGTGCAGATCGTCCATGTTGGGACGAAGGATGACGGCGAAACGCGGATATATTCCCGGTCGGGCGAAGACATCACCGCCACTTTTCCCGAGATTGCCGAGGCCATGGATATTCCGGCTGTGCTTGATGGGGAACTGCTGGTGCGCGGCAGCCATCAAGGCGGGCAAAAAGGCGGCGCGGCGAGTTTCAATGCCCTGCAACAACGGCTCGGCCGCAAGACTGTCTCGCGCAAGATGCTGCAGGACTATCCCGCTTTCGTGCGCCTTTACGATATCCTGCTGGCAGGAGACGAAGATTTGCGGCCACTCTCGTGGGAGCAGCGCCGCAGCCGGCTGGAGCAACTGATCCCACGGCTGGATCCGACACGGTTCGATCTGAGCGAAACAATCACGGTCGCCAGCCTTGAGGAACTTGCCGCGATCCGTGAGCGGACAAGAGACGAAGCGATTGAAGGCGTCATGCTCAAGCGCCGGGACAGCGCTTACGTTGCCGGCCGGCGGACGGGGCTGTGGTACAAGTGGAAGCGCGATCCCCTTTTGGTCGATTGTGTCCTGATGTACGCGCAGCGCGGGAGCGGGAAGCGTTCTTCATTCTATTCCGACTATACGTTCGGGTGCTGGGACGGTGACCCGGATCAGGGTGCGGAACTGGTGCCAGTGGGCAAGGCCTATTTCGGTTTTACCGACAAGGAATTGCGCTGGCTCGATCGCTATATCCGCACGCATACCGTCAACCGGTTTGGTCCGGTACGCGAGACGGACAAGAGCTTGGTGTTAGAAGTCGCCTTTGATTCTGTGCACGAAAGCAAGCGGCATAAATCGGGTCTGGCGATGCGTTTTCCGCGCATCAACCGCATTCGCACCGACAAGCCTGCCCACGAAGCGGACCGTCTTGAGACTTTACGGGACCTGATCCAGCCCTAG
- a CDS encoding ligase-associated DNA damage response exonuclease → MANNFAWLQPRPSGLYIAPADCWIDPAVAVPCALITHGHADHARGGHDRVIAAPATLAIMALRYGEQAKVSPAVYGEQITLQGGVKATWLPAGHVLGSAQILLEYADERIVVTGDYKRRRDPTCDPFEPVPCDVLITEATFGLPLFRHPPVEEEISRLLAARAANPERCVLVGAYALGKAQRLMAELRRAGYGEPIYLHGAMERMCRLYEEWGVDLGPFELVGDRARNDLAGQIVLCPPSALNDRWSRRLPDPITAMASGWMRVRQRARQRNVELPLVISDHADWEELTGTIREVDPVETWITHGREEALLRWCELNQRRARALTLVGYEDEDD, encoded by the coding sequence ATGGCAAATAACTTCGCCTGGTTACAACCGCGCCCCTCGGGGCTCTATATCGCACCGGCTGACTGTTGGATCGATCCTGCGGTGGCGGTACCTTGCGCGCTCATCACGCATGGCCATGCCGATCACGCGCGCGGTGGGCATGATCGTGTGATCGCAGCCCCGGCGACGTTGGCCATCATGGCTTTGCGCTATGGAGAACAGGCGAAGGTATCTCCAGCCGTTTATGGTGAGCAGATAACCTTGCAAGGCGGGGTGAAAGCCACATGGCTGCCGGCGGGGCATGTGCTCGGTTCTGCGCAGATATTGCTCGAGTATGCTGACGAGCGGATCGTCGTCACGGGCGATTACAAGCGGCGGCGCGACCCCACATGCGATCCGTTCGAACCGGTGCCCTGCGATGTCTTGATTACCGAGGCCACATTCGGTCTGCCGCTGTTCCGCCATCCACCGGTGGAAGAAGAGATTTCCCGTTTGCTTGCCGCGCGAGCGGCAAATCCTGAGCGCTGCGTGCTTGTCGGCGCATATGCCCTCGGCAAGGCGCAGCGCCTGATGGCCGAATTGCGCCGCGCCGGTTATGGCGAGCCGATCTACCTCCACGGGGCAATGGAACGGATGTGCCGTCTCTACGAGGAATGGGGTGTCGATCTCGGTCCGTTCGAGCTTGTCGGCGATAGGGCTAGGAATGATCTCGCCGGGCAGATCGTCCTATGCCCACCTTCCGCCCTCAACGATCGCTGGAGCCGCCGCCTGCCCGACCCCATCACCGCCATGGCTTCGGGCTGGATGCGCGTGCGGCAGCGCGCGCGCCAACGCAATGTCGAATTGCCGCTGGTCATTTCCGATCACGCCGATTGGGAAGAACTGACCGGAACCATTCGCGAAGTGGACCCGGTGGAAACATGGATCACGCATGGTCGCGAGGAAGCTCTGCTTCGCTGGTGCGAGCTCAACCAACGCCGCGCCCGCGCACTCACTCTCGTCGGTTACGAAGACGAGGACGATTGA
- a CDS encoding pseudouridine synthase: protein MAKLILFNKPYNVLSQFTDSAGDTARATLSEFIDVPAVYPAGRLDRDSEGLLLLTDDGRLQARISDPRFKLPKTYLVQVEGTPQEAALERLRRGVQLKDGITRPAEVEQIDPPALWPRDPPVRFRKSVPDHWLRLTIREGRNRQVRRMTAAVGLPTLRLVRWSIGDWTLEGLAPGEWRGVPSPR from the coding sequence ATGGCAAAGCTGATCTTGTTCAACAAGCCTTACAATGTGCTCTCCCAGTTCACGGATAGCGCGGGGGACACGGCACGCGCGACGCTGTCCGAATTCATCGATGTACCGGCCGTCTATCCGGCCGGACGGCTCGACCGCGACAGCGAAGGGCTCCTCCTGCTGACTGACGATGGCAGATTGCAGGCCAGGATATCCGACCCGCGCTTCAAACTGCCGAAGACCTATCTGGTGCAGGTCGAAGGCACACCGCAGGAAGCAGCGCTCGAACGGCTGCGGCGAGGTGTCCAACTCAAGGATGGCATCACGCGCCCAGCCGAGGTCGAACAGATCGATCCGCCAGCACTATGGCCTCGCGATCCGCCGGTCCGCTTCCGCAAAAGCGTCCCCGATCACTGGCTTCGACTGACGATCCGCGAAGGACGCAATCGCCAGGTACGCCGGATGACCGCGGCCGTGGGCTTACCGACACTAAGGCTGGTACGCTGGAGCATTGGCGACTGGACACTGGAAGGGCTTGCACCGGGTGAATGGCGCGGTGTTCCTTCGCCGCGTTGA
- a CDS encoding reverse transcriptase-like protein, with protein MKIFFDGCCRPNPGPMQTMVVAGGQVFHHNTLGEGDNNDAEWLALIHALTVARSLGLADVTLLGDFSLIVNQAQGTVACRAPRFTARLAEFRALTGHFERVRLHHIRRTQNLAGIALERIHGRL; from the coding sequence ATGAAAATCTTCTTCGATGGCTGTTGCCGGCCGAACCCCGGCCCGATGCAAACGATGGTGGTCGCGGGGGGCCAAGTTTTTCATCACAACACACTCGGCGAAGGGGACAACAACGATGCGGAATGGCTTGCTCTGATCCATGCCCTTACGGTTGCCAGATCGCTGGGTCTGGCAGACGTAACGCTGCTGGGAGATTTCTCTCTGATCGTGAATCAGGCCCAAGGCACTGTCGCATGCCGGGCTCCGCGCTTTACAGCGAGACTGGCCGAATTCCGTGCCTTGACAGGTCATTTCGAACGCGTGCGGCTTCATCACATCCGCCGCACGCAGAATCTTGCGGGGATCGCGCTGGAACGCATCCATGGCAGGCTCTGA
- a CDS encoding DUF72 domain-containing protein: MTDAFARTGSHLERYASRFNSVEINSSFYRPHRCATYERWAASVPDGFRFAVKLPKTITHERRLRDCRDLLERFAGEIAGLGEKRGPVLVQLPPSLPFDHAAAQEFITEARQILGGAIVCEPRHASWFGKEADALLASEHIARVAADPPTAEAGSQPGGWAGRVYFRLHGAPRIYWSNYADAAIHRYAAHIQDILRTGREVWTIFDNTAAGRAPANALTLLRDLA, translated from the coding sequence ATGACAGACGCGTTCGCGCGCACGGGCAGCCATCTCGAACGGTATGCTTCACGCTTCAATTCTGTCGAGATCAACAGCAGCTTCTATCGGCCGCACCGGTGCGCCACATATGAGCGCTGGGCAGCGAGCGTGCCGGATGGCTTCCGTTTTGCCGTGAAGCTTCCCAAGACCATCACCCATGAACGCCGCCTGCGTGATTGTCGCGATCTGCTGGAGCGGTTTGCGGGCGAAATCGCCGGGCTGGGCGAGAAGCGTGGGCCTGTTCTGGTGCAATTGCCCCCAAGCCTTCCTTTCGACCATGCCGCTGCACAGGAATTTATCACCGAAGCGCGGCAGATTCTCGGCGGGGCCATCGTCTGTGAGCCACGCCATGCAAGCTGGTTCGGCAAGGAAGCCGATGCGCTTCTCGCCAGCGAACACATCGCCCGCGTTGCAGCCGATCCCCCCACGGCCGAAGCCGGGTCGCAGCCGGGCGGATGGGCGGGGCGAGTATACTTCCGCCTGCATGGCGCACCCCGCATCTATTGGTCCAACTACGCAGATGCCGCGATCCACCGGTATGCTGCGCATATCCAGGATATTTTGCGGACGGGGCGCGAAGTTTGGACCATTTTCGACAACACCGCAGCCGGGCGGGCACCCGCCAATGCACTCACTCTCCTTCGTGACCTCGCATAG
- a CDS encoding catalase → MASKRSDKRPGETPQTSPTLKNSLQDIRPGESGGDANALADTRGNAGELHQEVPRKSDHSDGRAHLTDNHGHRISDNQNSLRAGARGPTLLEDFILREKIFHFDHERIPERIVHARGSGAHGVFECTRAIPELTKASLFQKKGNSCPVFVRFSTVAGGAGSVDTPRDVRGFAVKFYTDSGNWDLVGNNIPVFFIQDAIKFPDLVHSVKMEADRGYPQAASAHTTFWDFVGLMPETMHMIMWAMSDRAIPRSLRMIEGFGVHTFRFVNARGEGRFVKFHWKPVLGLQSTCWDEAVKIAGADPDFHRRDLYEAIEAGDYPAWDLGVQVFDEEWATQQPYDVLDATKLIPEEEIPVEVIGRMTLNRNVDNFFAETEQAAFLPSNIIPGIDFSNDPLLQGRLFSYLDTQKSRLGTANFHQIPINAPKCPFHNFQRDGMMQTLVPTGRANYEPNSLGEVGEDTGPRACPETGFTSFRANAERNDPTEKLRIRAEAFADHYSQARLFYRSQTENEQAHMASALVFELSKASLPHVRERVLGLLQNVDMDLARRVADGLAMPLPPKAKAAKKPIDMPVSNALSIQKNAKMTLKGRKVGILFAEGSDLATINAVKQAVEQAGGTAMLIAPKVGGIEVKGGMLAADGQLAGTPSVMVDAIALVLTREATANLLRDSAAVQFVMDAFGHLKAIGHDGGAQELLDRAGVEPDAGVTGLGKDFISAAAQRFYEREAKVRDLA, encoded by the coding sequence ATGGCTTCGAAGCGTTCAGACAAGCGTCCGGGCGAAACTCCGCAAACGTCTCCGACTCTCAAAAATAGCCTGCAAGATATTCGCCCAGGCGAGAGCGGCGGTGATGCGAATGCGCTGGCTGACACGCGCGGCAATGCCGGGGAGCTTCATCAGGAGGTCCCGCGTAAAAGCGATCACAGCGATGGCCGCGCCCATCTTACTGACAATCACGGCCACCGCATCAGCGATAATCAGAACAGCCTTCGGGCCGGCGCGCGTGGTCCCACTTTGCTGGAAGACTTTATTCTCCGTGAGAAGATCTTCCATTTTGACCATGAGCGTATTCCGGAGCGGATTGTCCATGCCCGTGGCTCGGGCGCGCACGGGGTGTTCGAATGCACAAGGGCTATACCGGAACTGACAAAAGCATCCCTGTTCCAGAAGAAGGGCAACAGCTGCCCCGTATTCGTCCGCTTTTCCACCGTTGCCGGGGGCGCGGGCTCGGTGGACACGCCGCGGGATGTGCGCGGCTTTGCGGTTAAATTCTATACCGACAGTGGCAACTGGGATCTGGTGGGCAACAACATCCCGGTTTTCTTTATTCAGGATGCGATCAAGTTTCCCGATCTGGTCCACAGCGTGAAAATGGAAGCGGATCGTGGCTATCCGCAAGCCGCGTCTGCGCACACCACCTTCTGGGATTTCGTCGGGCTGATGCCGGAAACCATGCACATGATCATGTGGGCGATGTCCGACCGGGCGATCCCGCGCTCACTGCGCATGATAGAAGGATTTGGTGTGCACACGTTCCGTTTCGTCAATGCCCGGGGCGAAGGGCGGTTCGTCAAATTCCATTGGAAACCGGTGCTGGGCCTGCAATCGACATGCTGGGACGAGGCGGTGAAGATTGCCGGGGCCGATCCCGATTTCCATCGCCGCGATCTGTATGAGGCGATCGAAGCCGGCGATTACCCAGCGTGGGATCTGGGCGTTCAGGTTTTCGACGAGGAATGGGCTACGCAGCAGCCATATGATGTGCTGGATGCGACCAAGCTGATTCCTGAAGAGGAGATACCTGTAGAAGTCATCGGCCGTATGACGCTGAACCGCAATGTCGATAATTTCTTCGCGGAGACGGAACAGGCGGCTTTCTTGCCATCGAACATCATTCCCGGTATCGATTTTTCGAACGACCCGCTGCTGCAGGGGCGCTTGTTCAGTTATCTCGATACGCAGAAGTCACGGCTCGGCACCGCCAATTTCCACCAGATTCCGATCAACGCGCCCAAATGCCCGTTCCACAATTTCCAGCGTGACGGCATGATGCAGACTCTGGTCCCCACAGGGCGCGCCAATTACGAACCGAACAGTCTGGGTGAAGTGGGTGAGGATACCGGCCCCCGCGCTTGCCCCGAAACGGGCTTCACCAGCTTCCGCGCGAATGCTGAGCGGAACGATCCCACCGAAAAGCTGCGCATCCGGGCCGAAGCCTTTGCGGATCACTACAGTCAGGCGCGGTTGTTCTATCGTTCGCAAACCGAAAACGAACAGGCACACATGGCTTCGGCCCTGGTATTCGAATTGTCGAAAGCGTCACTGCCGCACGTGCGCGAACGGGTGCTGGGGCTGCTTCAGAACGTCGATATGGATCTCGCCCGCCGCGTGGCCGATGGACTGGCGATGCCGTTGCCGCCAAAGGCGAAAGCGGCGAAGAAGCCTATCGACATGCCGGTGTCCAACGCCCTGTCGATCCAGAAGAATGCCAAGATGACGCTCAAAGGACGCAAAGTCGGCATTCTGTTTGCCGAAGGTTCCGATCTGGCTACGATCAACGCGGTTAAACAGGCAGTGGAACAAGCGGGTGGCACCGCGATGCTGATCGCGCCCAAAGTGGGCGGTATCGAGGTCAAGGGCGGGATGCTCGCTGCCGATGGTCAATTGGCAGGCACGCCATCGGTGATGGTCGATGCGATCGCGTTGGTTCTGACACGTGAAGCCACGGCCAACCTGCTGCGAGACAGTGCCGCGGTGCAATTCGTGATGGATGCCTTCGGGCATCTGAAAGCTATTGGGCACGATGGCGGCGCTCAGGAATTGCTGGATCGTGCCGGGGTCGAACCCGATGCTGGGGTCACTGGCCTTGGCAAGGATTTCATCTCGGCGGCGGCACAGCGCTTCTACGAGCGTGAAGCCAAAGTGCGCGATCTCGCCTGA